The following coding sequences are from one Sesamum indicum cultivar Zhongzhi No. 13 linkage group LG11, S_indicum_v1.0, whole genome shotgun sequence window:
- the LOC105173464 gene encoding ATP synthase subunit O, mitochondrial: MAMAARLRSGLPLLRRALKVGDLSAAERSVAPSAVLCPAISNTESARRFASGPPAKEQKVKVPLTMFGVSGNYASALYIAAVKANVLDKVESELLSLVEASKKSPTFSQFMKDLSVTADTRLKAINDICAQAKFSEVTKNFLAVVAESGRLGHIERIAQRFSELTMAHRGEVKATVTSVIPLPPEEERELKETLQEILGKGKKVKVEQKIDPSILGGLVVEFGQKVFDMSIKTRAAQMERFLRQPINLDGQ; the protein is encoded by the exons ATGGCAATGGCAGCGCGTTTGAGATCGGGCCTTCCCCTCCTCCGCCGAGCTCTGAAGGTCGGCGATCTCTCCGCCGCTGAGAGATCCGTCGCTCCGTCAGCTGTCCTCTGCCCCGCTATCTCCAACACCGAG TCCGCAAGGAGGTTTGCAAGTGGTCCTCCCGCGAAAGAGCAGAAAGTCAAG GTTCCTTTAACAATGTTTGGAGTTTCTGGAAACTATGCTTCGGCTTTGTACATCGCAGCAGTTAAAGCTAATGTGCTGGACAAGGTTGAATCTGAGCTTCTTAGCCTGGTTGAGGCTTCAAAGAAAAGCCCTACATTTTCTCAATTCATGAAGGATCTATCAGTTACTGCAGATACAAGGCTCAAGGCTATAAATGATATTTGTGCTCAAGCTAAATTTTCGGAAGTAACAAAGAACTTCTTGG CTGTTGTTGCTGAATCTGGGAGACTGGGGCACATAGAACGTATAGCACAGAGATTCTCTGAGCTGACTATGGCACATCGAGGAGAAGTTAAAGCAACAGTAACTTCTGTCATT CCTCTACCTCCAGAAGAGGAGAGAGAATTGAAAGAAACACTGCAGGAGATTCTTGGAAAAGGCAAGAAAGTTAAGGTTGAACAGAAG ATCGATCCCAGTATTCTTGGTGGGCTTGTGGTGGAATTTGGACAGAAAGTTTTCGACATGTCTATAAAGACTAGGGCTGCCCAGATGGAGCGGTTCCTACGCCAACCTATCAACTTGGATGGCCAGTAA
- the LOC105173463 gene encoding probable polyamine oxidase 5, with amino-acid sequence MVSRKPRIVIIGAGMAGLAAASKLFESTNSKQLFELCVVEGGTRVGGRINSSEFCGNRIELGATWIHGIQGSPVYKIAQESALLHSHQPYEGMDGFFSHQRITVAEGGYELNPSFVQPISTLFKNLLKFIEGEPVEGDGLSSEIVKLCWSNSAPGNLSVGSFLRQGLEAYWGFVKDQKPFDGVGNWSRKSLEEAVFAMHERSHKAYSAVDDLETLDYNAESEYEIFPGEEIAIAGGYSRVIESLASVLPVGTVQLGRIVEKIEWQPGGCSQELRTGNGDGGRPVKLHFGDGSSISADHVIVTVSLGVLKRGIRQDCNMFIPPLPSPKIQAISRLGYGLVDKVFLQLPVHYQETNEFKFPFLKMVFHPPDSELRDPKIPRWMRAASSLYPIYCNSRVVLSWFAGQEALEIESLSDDEIINGFSTTVSNLLSSKPHSQVNSTCQKSQDGSEDSGEGKQVKFDKVLRSRWGSDPLFLGSYSYVAVGSSGDNMDALAEPLPQNSSNLDSPRSQLQILFAGEATHRTHYSTTHGAYLSGIREANRLLKHYNFDVV; translated from the coding sequence atggTGAGCAGAAAGCCCAGAATTGTGATAATTGGCGCCGGAATGGCAGGGCTCGCCGCCGCTAGCAAGCTCTTCGAATCTACAAACTCGAAGCAACTCTTCGAGCTCTGCGTCGTGGAGGGTGGAACCAGGGTCGGCGGCCGGATTAACTCGTCGGAGTTCTGCGGAAACCGGATTGAGCTAGGGGCTACCTGGATCCACGGAATCCAAGGCAGCCCAGTCTACAAAATCGCTCAAGAATCAGCCTTACTCCACTCTCACCAGCCCTATGAGGGCATGGATGGCTTCTTTTCTCATCAGCGAATCACGGTGGCAGAAGGTGGGTATGAGCTTAATCCGTCGTTTGTCCAACCCATCTCGACCCTTTTCAAGAATCTTCTGAAATTCATTGAAGGAGAACCCGTTGAGGGAGATGGTTTAAGCTCTGAAATCGTGAAGCTTTGCTGGAGCAATTCTGCCCCTGGAAATCTCAGTGTAGGTTCTTTCCTCAGGCAGGGCCTTGAGGCTTATTGGGGTTTTGTGAAAGATCAGAAACCCTTTGACGGGGTTGGGAATTGGAGTAGGAAATCGCTGGAAGAAGCTGTTTTCGCGATGCATGAACGCTCTCACAAGGCTTATTCGGCTGTAGATGATTTAGAGACTCTGGATTACAATGCAGAGAGTGAGTATGAAATATTTCCAGGGGAAGAGATAGCTATAGCTGGAGGTTACTCTAGAGTGATTGAATCTTTAGCCTCTGTTTTACCAGTTGGGACGGTACAGTTAGGCCGGATAGTGGAGAAAATCGAATGGCAACCCGGTGGCTGCAGCCAAGAATTGCGAACGGGAAATGGGGACGGCGGTAGGCCGGTAAAGCTGCATTTTGGTGATGGATCGAGTATATCGGCTGATCATGTAATAGTTACTGTCTCACTTGGAGTTCTCAAACGTGGGATTCGCCAAGATTGCAATATGTTCATTCCTCCATTGCCTAGTCCCAAGATTCAAGCGATTTCAAGGCTTGGATACGGGCTTGTGGACAAGGTCTTCTTGCAACTACCGGTCCATTATCAAGAAACCAACGAGTTCAAATTCCCCTTCTTGAAAATGGTTTTTCATCCACCAGATTCTGAGTTAAGGGACCCCAAGATTCCCAGGTGGATGAGGGCGGCGTCTTCCCTGTATCCAATTTACTGCAATTCAAGAGTTGTGCTGTCATGGTTTGCAGGGCAGGAGGCCCTTGAAATCGAATCTCTGAGCGACGACGAGATCATCAACGGTTTCTCAACAACTGTCTCAAACCTGTTATCATCAAAGCCACATTCCCAAGTGAACTCGACTTGCCAAAAATCACAAGATGGAAGTGAGGATTCTGGAGAAGGCAAGCAAGTGAAGTTTGATAAAGTGTTGAGGAGTCGGTGGGGGAGTGATCCTCTCTTCTTGGGATCATACAGCTACGTAGCAGTTGGATCAAGCGGAGATAACATGGATGCATTGGCAGAGCCATTGCCACAAAACAGCAGTAATCTTGATTCCCCTCGATCACAATTGCAAATTCTATTTGCAGGAGAAGCCACACACAGAACACACTACTCCACCACTCATGGAGCTTACCTCAGTGGGATCAGAGAAGCCAACAGGCTTCTTAAACACTATAACTTTGATGTTGTATGA
- the LOC105173803 gene encoding dirigent protein 21-like, with protein MAMLDIIHLNGDISGSQSPEAEEQRFTRLLQAKQKVAKLHFFVQDALGGSSPTVLEVARSSITANSTTSFGQVRVVDDLITAEPYPDSEKLGRAQGMITSSDLDKAALTMSLNLYFTCGKYKGSTLCIVGRNPLDRKNRELPVVGGTGVFRMARGYAISNTYSYDVDTNYGVLEYTVYVAYVDDEDCV; from the coding sequence ATGGCAATGCTTGATATAATTCATCTGAATGGAGACATCAGCGGCAGCCAATCTCCCGAGGCCGAAGAACAGAGGTTCACAAGACTCTTGCAAGCAAAGCAAAAGGTGGCCAAACTCCACTTCTTCGTCCAGGACGCCCTGGGCGGCTCCAGCCCCACCGTCTTGGAGGTGGCGCGCTCCTCCATCACCGCCAACTCCACCACGTCTTTCGGCCAGGTCAGAGTCGTTGACGATCTGATAACGGCCGAGCCTTATCCCGACTCGGAGAAGTTGGGCCGGGCTCAGGGCATGATCACTTCCTCGGACCTGGACAAAGCAGCTCTCACTATGAGCCTCAACCTGTATTTTACGTGTGGGAAATACAAAGGGAGCACTCTTTGTATTGTGGGGAGGAACCCTTTGGACAGAAAGAACCGCGAGCTGCCGGTCGTTGGTGGAACAGGTGTTTTCCGTATGGCCCGTGGATACGCTATTTCGAATACGTATTCATACGATGTTGATACGAATTATGGTGTCCTTGAGTATACGGTTTACGTTGCGTATGTAGATGATGAAGATTGTGTTTAA
- the LOC105173805 gene encoding uncharacterized protein LOC105173805 → MNLYGQIDPIKAKLFVTTLKGKAQEWFTSLGSGTIDSYEQLIHKFSFHFASKRKAKRSATHLFTIRQREDETLKTFMGRFNNEVLEVQDLRIDMMVSILIHGLQKSPFASALARDPPTGTEQLMEMAQKYIDEEEMNAMKDNYWSRDPARMRGERSREGKQRAEGDRERKGPYVPRYHRYTPLTTTREKVMMMVENEGLLQRPEKMRDTRTKRNSNKYCRFHKDRGHNTEDCYQLKDEIERLIRQGYFKHLIDRMAEPQDRSRSRSRERLQRDEAGASGARDNAPTKGVIHTISGGPTSGDSGRARKRYARENRWKHGELMMHVEKQESIVFGDEDLSSEVVEQNDPMVIKMDIANYQVHKVLIDNGSSVDIIFTDVLRKMDLGDVRLKLVRTPLVGFGGNEKVIPEGVLELPVSLGEGTQEEDMHGFIPGRR, encoded by the coding sequence ATGAATCTTTATGGTCAAATCGATCCGATCAAGGCAAAACTATTCGTCACTACGCTGAAGGGCAAAGCTCAGGAGTGGTTCACAAGCTTAGGTAGTGGAACTATTGATTCTTATGAGCAGTTAATTCAcaagttttcttttcattttgccaGTAAGAGAAAAGCAAAGAGATCGGCGACCCACCTGTTCACGATCCGACAGCGGGAGGACGAAACGCTGAAAACTTTCATGGGGCGATTCAATAACGAAGTGTTGGAGGTACAAGATTTGAGAATCGACATGATGGTGAGCATTTTAATTCATGGCCTGCAAAAAAGCCCTTTTGCATCGGCGTTGGCACGTGACCCGCCTACGGGGACGGAGCAGTTGATGGAGATGGCCCAAAAATATATcgatgaagaagaaatgaacGCCATGAAGGATAATTATTGGTCCAGAGATCCGGCCAGGATGAGGGGAGAAAGATCGCGGGAAGGAAAACAACGAGCGGAAGGAGATCGTGAGCGGAAGGGACCTTACGTGCCCCGATACCACAGGTACACCCCACTAACGACCACTAGAGAGAAGGTGATGATGATGGTCGAAAACGAGGGCCTACTGCAGCGACCAGAGAAGATGCGTGATACCCGGACCAAAAGGAACTCTAATAAATATTGCAGGTTCCACAAGGATAGAGGGCATAACACGGAAGATTGCTACCAACTAAAGGACGAGATCGAACGGCTGATAAGACAAGGGTATTTCAAGCATTTGATCGACAGGATGGCAGAACCGCAAGATCGCAGTAGGTCGCGGAGTCGGGAAAGGCTCCAGAGGGATGAAGCGGGAGCGAGCGGAGCTCGAGACAATGCTCCCACTAAGGGCGTTATTCACACTATCTCCGGGGGTCCCACAAGTGGGGACTCGGGTAGAGCAAGGAAAAGATACGCTAGAGAAAATAGGTGGAAGCATGGTGAGCTGATGATGCATGTGGAGAAGCAGGAGAGCATCGTCTTCGGAGATGAGGATTTAAGTTCTGAAGTGGTTGAACAAAATGACCCTATGGTCATAAAAATGGACATTGCGAACTACCAGGTACATAAGGTGTTAATTGATAATGGTAGTTCCGTTGACATTATTTTTACTGATGTCCTCAGGAAGATGGATCTGGGAGATGTAAGACTGAAGCTTGTACGAACACCCCTAGTCGGGTTCGGAGGTAACGAAAAGGTCATCCCAGAAGGTGTACTTGAGCTGCCCGTGTCGCTGGGGGAGGGAACCCAAGAGGAAGACATGCATGGTTTCATTCCTGGTCGTCGATAG